The genomic window TCGATTTCTTCGACACGGTATCCGCAGATTACACCGGTAATTTTGGAGACATTGGGATTCAATTTTGGTGCTTCTGCAAAGAAGGTTTCAAAGTCTGCCTTTTTTTCAATTTGTGCTTTAAGTTGTTCATCGCTATATCCTGTCAGCCATTTGATTACAATATCTACCTCTTCTTTCGTTCTTCCCTTTTTTTCTGCCTTTTGAATGTATAAAGGGTAAACACTCGAAAATAGTATTTTATATACTCTATCGTTTTTCATTACGGTCTTTTTTAGATTAGTTAGGTTTACTGTAAATATAATTCAAAACTTAAAAAAATCAAATGCACTAAATTATTTTATACCTTAGATTTAGTTTAAACAACGTCAATTTCAGCAAACTAAAAAACTATTTATATGGAAAACCAAAACCATTCAAACGACAACACGCCAAAAGTGACTGGAATTGGCGGTATTTTCTTTTTTCTAGATAATCCAAAGGAAACTAAAGATTGGTACGCCAAAAACTTAGGATTAGAAATTAATGATTGGGGTTCAGCAAGTTTTGAATCGAGAAATCTTGATAATCCAGAGCAAATCGAATCGACTCAATGGTGCCCTTTTAAAAAAGGAGATGAATATTTTTCTCCATCTAAAAAAGACTTTATGGTTAATTACCGTGTTCAAAATATCGAAGGACTTTTAGAAAAACTCAAACAAAACGGCGTAACTGTCCTAGACGATATTGAAACGTACGATTACGGGAAATTTGTACATATAATGGATACCGAAGGCAATAAAATAGAGCTTTGGGAACCGAATTAATGGTTGATTGTTAATGGTTGATGGTTAAAGGTTGATGGTTAAAGGTTGATGGTTAACGGTTGATTGTTGAAGTTGGTTTTGAAATAAAAAAAGCTCCATTATTTTTAATGGAGCTTGTGTATTTAGTTTTTTTTAATTCCAAATTTCATTCATTTCGGTCAAAATGATTGGTTTGCCTTCTGTCACTACAATTGTATGTTCGTGCTGTGCCATAAAGCCGCCTTTATTTCCTACCATTGTCCAGCCGTCCTGCAAAGTCTCCGCATAAGTTGAAGTTGTTGAAATAAACGTTTCTATGGCAACTACCGAGTTCTTTTTAAATCTTGTCACATTAAAACGATCTCTATAATTGGCTATTTCATGTGGTGCTTCATGCAGGCTTCGCCCTACTCCATGTCCAGTAAGGTTTTTTATGACTTTATAACCTCTTTTTTTAGCTTCGGTTTCGATTAAAAAACCAATATCAGAAATACGAACGCCGCCTTTTATTTTATTAATGGCTTTTTGCAGGATTTGTCTCGAAGCTTCAACCAGTTTTTGATGTTCGTTAACATCAGAACCAATTACAAAAGAGCCTCCGTTATCTGACCAAAAACCGTCTAATTCTG from Flavobacterium fluviale includes these protein-coding regions:
- a CDS encoding DUF2200 domain-containing protein: MKNDRVYKILFSSVYPLYIQKAEKKGRTKEEVDIVIKWLTGYSDEQLKAQIEKKADFETFFAEAPKLNPNVSKITGVICGYRVEEIEDPLMQKIRYLDKLIDELAKGKKMEKILRE
- the map gene encoding type I methionyl aminopeptidase, producing MSITTEAELAGMKKASEAVALTLKEMRKFAKPGMSTKELDDYGGKILNDLGAKSAPYLTYGFPGWTCISVDNEFCHGIPSETRILKEGDLINIDVSAELDGFWSDNGGSFVIGSDVNEHQKLVEASRQILQKAINKIKGGVRISDIGFLIETEAKKRGYKVIKNLTGHGVGRSLHEAPHEIANYRDRFNVTRFKKNSVVAIETFISTTSTYAETLQDGWTMVGNKGGFMAQHEHTIVVTEGKPIILTEMNEIWN
- a CDS encoding VOC family protein, coding for MENQNHSNDNTPKVTGIGGIFFFLDNPKETKDWYAKNLGLEINDWGSASFESRNLDNPEQIESTQWCPFKKGDEYFSPSKKDFMVNYRVQNIEGLLEKLKQNGVTVLDDIETYDYGKFVHIMDTEGNKIELWEPN